One window from the genome of Echinicola vietnamensis DSM 17526 encodes:
- a CDS encoding acyl-CoA thioesterase: MFEYNPDKHYPKETESRSLIRFQDCDPLRHLNNAKYFDYYFNAREDQVPKLYGIEMFDMIKKYQAAWVVYNHNISYVRPAMVGEWVRIMSRILWHDENTVVVEYFMTDDSKRELKNVLWTTLKYVGLEDGKIRTHQGAIADFLKATSDNFDIRQHAITERVKLLKHRLQAED; encoded by the coding sequence ATGTTTGAGTATAACCCAGATAAGCATTACCCCAAGGAAACAGAAAGCCGGTCCTTGATCCGTTTTCAGGATTGTGATCCATTAAGGCACCTGAACAATGCCAAATATTTCGACTATTATTTCAATGCCCGTGAGGATCAGGTACCCAAACTTTACGGCATCGAAATGTTCGATATGATCAAAAAATACCAAGCAGCTTGGGTCGTCTACAACCACAACATCTCCTATGTAAGACCCGCCATGGTAGGTGAATGGGTCCGGATAATGAGCCGCATATTATGGCATGATGAAAACACGGTGGTAGTTGAGTATTTCATGACCGATGACAGCAAAAGGGAATTGAAAAATGTCCTTTGGACTACGTTAAAGTATGTGGGACTCGAAGATGGAAAAATCCGAACCCACCAAGGTGCCATTGCTGATTTCCTCAAAGCTACCTCTGATAATTTTGACATCCGTCAACACGCCATTACGGAACGAGTGAAACTGCTCAAACATCGCCTACAAGCGGAAGACTAA
- a CDS encoding DinB family protein: MNEKLIPEMEEYGPFYDTYVSKVRGENVEKLLLSQVEEFRKYFEGMSDEAASKSYEDGKWSLKEVIGHINDTEKVMLFRALSIARKDKQPLPGMDQEAYVKAAKFNDRPLAELLEEFELTRYVIRSFFRSLPEDAYTYTGTANDYTMSVRSFLYIIPGHFKHHMQILRERY, translated from the coding sequence ATGAACGAAAAACTAATTCCAGAAATGGAAGAATACGGACCGTTTTATGACACCTATGTTTCCAAAGTCCGCGGGGAAAATGTCGAAAAGCTGCTACTTTCGCAAGTGGAAGAATTTAGGAAGTATTTTGAAGGCATGTCCGATGAAGCTGCTTCCAAAAGTTATGAAGATGGTAAATGGAGCTTAAAAGAAGTCATCGGCCACATCAATGACACCGAAAAGGTCATGCTCTTCCGGGCACTGTCCATTGCCAGGAAGGACAAACAGCCATTGCCGGGCATGGATCAGGAAGCATATGTGAAAGCTGCCAAGTTCAACGACCGTCCACTTGCCGAGCTGTTGGAGGAATTTGAACTGACACGTTATGTCATCCGCAGTTTTTTCCGGTCCCTTCCCGAGGATGCTTACACCTACACGGGTACGGCAAACGATTACACCATGAGCGTCCGTTCTTTTCTGTACATCATTCCAGGACATTTCAAGCATCATATGCAGATTTTGCGTGAACGCTATTAG
- a CDS encoding M28 family metallopeptidase produces the protein MKKILLIILIMVPFSVFSQVQIMHQNTEIADMVQEISPSKLEEYIQGLVSFGTRHSLSVDQEGRGIEAARQYVLSTFESFEEASGGRLSAKIDYFTVEKDGRRIPEDVRMGNVMATLKGTDPADDRIFIVSGHLDSRVSDIMNAESDAPGANDDGSGVAALMEMARIMSKRSFSATIIFVAVSGEEQGLKGAAHLARKAKEEGWNLAAMINNDMIGNSASSGTQLRDNTRVRVFSEGVPLHETEEMAKLRQYTNGENDSKSRQLARYIKEIGERYVAQLEVKLVYRNDRFLRGGDHTPFSKEGFTAVRICEYNENYTQQHQDLRTADKVQYGDLPEHIDYEYLRKNSGVNLAVLASLASAPSVPQEVGIDVSELTNSTTLRWEEPENGKAKGYYVLMRETSSPVWEKKFFTDALSMTLPYSKDNYFFAVQAVGEGMVESRAVFPAPVR, from the coding sequence ATGAAGAAAATTTTACTCATTATCCTAATCATGGTACCCTTTTCGGTGTTTTCACAAGTGCAAATAATGCATCAAAACACAGAAATAGCGGACATGGTTCAGGAAATTTCACCAAGTAAATTAGAAGAATACATCCAAGGTTTGGTAAGTTTTGGGACACGCCATTCTCTTAGCGTGGATCAGGAAGGACGCGGAATCGAGGCCGCCAGACAGTATGTCTTATCGACGTTTGAATCGTTTGAGGAGGCTTCAGGGGGAAGGCTTTCGGCAAAGATCGACTATTTTACCGTGGAGAAGGATGGACGAAGGATCCCAGAAGATGTCCGCATGGGCAATGTGATGGCTACGCTGAAGGGAACGGATCCAGCTGACGACCGCATTTTTATTGTCAGCGGTCACTTGGATAGCAGGGTCTCGGATATAATGAATGCAGAAAGTGACGCTCCCGGCGCAAATGATGACGGTTCAGGTGTGGCGGCATTGATGGAAATGGCTCGCATAATGAGCAAAAGGAGCTTTTCTGCCACCATCATTTTTGTGGCCGTTTCAGGTGAGGAGCAAGGGCTTAAGGGAGCTGCTCATTTAGCCAGGAAGGCCAAAGAGGAAGGTTGGAACCTGGCTGCAATGATCAATAACGATATGATCGGGAACAGTGCCTCAAGTGGCACCCAGTTACGGGACAATACCCGCGTAAGAGTGTTTAGCGAAGGAGTTCCCTTGCATGAAACGGAAGAAATGGCTAAACTCCGCCAATACACCAACGGAGAAAATGACAGTAAATCCAGGCAATTGGCCCGGTATATCAAAGAGATTGGTGAGCGATATGTAGCCCAATTGGAAGTTAAGTTGGTTTACCGCAATGATCGGTTTTTGCGTGGCGGGGACCATACGCCATTTTCCAAAGAAGGTTTTACAGCGGTCAGAATCTGTGAATATAATGAAAATTATACCCAGCAGCATCAGGACCTGCGTACCGCTGATAAGGTGCAATATGGAGATTTACCAGAACATATTGATTACGAATACCTACGCAAAAATTCAGGGGTGAACTTGGCCGTGCTGGCCAGTTTGGCGTCAGCACCTTCGGTGCCCCAAGAAGTAGGGATTGATGTGAGTGAACTGACCAATAGTACCACCTTACGTTGGGAAGAACCCGAAAATGGGAAGGCAAAAGGCTATTATGTCCTGATGAGAGAAACCAGTTCTCCTGTTTGGGAGAAGAAGTTTTTTACGGATGCCTTGTCCATGACTCTTCCTTACAGCAAGGATAATTACTTTTTTGCCGTGCAGGCAGTGGGAGAGGGCATGGTGGAGAGCAGAGCGGTATTTCCTGCACCCGTAAGGTAG
- a CDS encoding M3 family metallopeptidase, whose protein sequence is MNPLLEKFNTPYDTAPFDKIKNEDFLPAIEEAIQEAKAEIATIKATETPTFSTVIEALDRSGERLDIVSSIFFNLNAAETNDDIQKLAREISPILTAYSNDILLDQELFALVDEVYQQKAVLDLDEEQETLLDKTYKSFVRNGANLSEEDKQKLREIDKELSQKSLAFGENVLAETNKYELVVENEEDLSGLPEGIKEAAAQTAADKGKEGKWVFTLAFPSYVPFMTYADNRALRQELFMAYNTKSCKGDELDNQQIVKEILDLKNQRANLLGYPRYADFVLEERMAKSAPEVQKFLGDLLEKARPKAQEELEELTAFAQQQGGPEVLQKWDFGYYSEKLKKAKFEVDDELTKPYFELENTIQGVFKTAAKLYDLEFIKNEAIPVYHEEVVAYEVKDANSGKHLAVFYADFFPRAGKRNGAWMTVYRGQSKIDGEDKRPHISIVCNFSRPTKSTPSLLTFNEVTTLFHEFGHALHGMLANGTYSSLSGANVYWDFVELPSQIFENWCYEKECLDLFASHYKTGEKIPEALVQRIRKAANFHQGYQTLRQVSFGLLDMAYYSADPAEVGSLFAFEKNAMKATELLPSVEGIMMSTSFSHIFQGGYAAGYYSYKWAEVLDADAFELFLENGIFDPVTATSFKDNVLSAGGRVHPSVLYERFRGRAPKPDALLKRAGLL, encoded by the coding sequence ATGAATCCATTATTGGAAAAATTCAATACGCCGTATGATACGGCTCCATTTGATAAAATCAAGAATGAAGATTTTTTGCCCGCCATTGAAGAAGCGATTCAGGAGGCAAAAGCAGAAATCGCCACCATAAAAGCCACCGAAACGCCTACTTTTTCCACCGTGATTGAGGCGCTAGATCGATCTGGTGAGCGGTTGGACATTGTTTCCAGCATTTTCTTTAACCTCAATGCTGCCGAGACCAACGACGATATTCAAAAGCTGGCCAGGGAAATTTCCCCGATACTCACAGCGTATTCCAATGATATTCTCCTAGATCAGGAGCTGTTTGCACTGGTAGATGAAGTGTATCAGCAGAAAGCGGTGCTTGACTTGGATGAAGAGCAAGAAACCCTTTTGGATAAAACCTACAAGTCATTTGTCCGAAATGGAGCCAATCTTTCGGAAGAGGACAAGCAAAAACTCAGGGAAATCGATAAAGAACTTTCCCAAAAGAGCCTAGCCTTTGGTGAAAATGTCTTGGCAGAAACCAATAAGTACGAATTGGTGGTGGAGAATGAAGAAGATCTGTCGGGATTGCCGGAAGGCATCAAAGAGGCCGCCGCCCAGACTGCAGCCGATAAAGGCAAAGAAGGAAAATGGGTGTTTACCTTGGCCTTTCCGAGCTATGTGCCCTTCATGACGTATGCAGACAATCGGGCCTTGCGACAGGAGCTGTTTATGGCCTATAATACCAAGTCCTGCAAAGGTGACGAGCTGGACAACCAGCAAATTGTGAAAGAAATCTTGGATTTGAAGAACCAGCGGGCAAACCTGTTGGGGTATCCGCGATATGCTGATTTTGTCCTGGAAGAGAGAATGGCCAAAAGCGCTCCGGAAGTCCAGAAGTTTCTAGGAGATTTATTGGAAAAAGCCCGGCCAAAAGCGCAGGAAGAATTGGAAGAGTTGACGGCGTTTGCCCAACAGCAGGGTGGTCCCGAGGTGTTGCAGAAATGGGATTTCGGGTACTATTCAGAAAAGCTGAAGAAGGCTAAATTTGAAGTGGACGATGAGCTGACCAAGCCTTATTTTGAGTTAGAGAATACCATTCAAGGAGTGTTTAAGACGGCCGCTAAACTTTATGATTTGGAGTTTATAAAGAACGAAGCAATTCCTGTTTACCATGAAGAAGTGGTGGCCTATGAAGTGAAAGATGCCAATAGTGGCAAGCACTTGGCAGTGTTTTATGCGGACTTTTTCCCAAGGGCAGGAAAGCGAAATGGTGCCTGGATGACAGTTTACCGGGGGCAGTCCAAGATAGATGGGGAGGACAAACGGCCTCATATTTCCATCGTCTGTAATTTTTCCCGACCCACAAAAAGCACCCCTTCCCTGCTGACTTTCAATGAGGTGACCACACTGTTCCATGAATTTGGTCATGCCTTGCATGGGATGTTGGCCAATGGCACCTACAGTTCCCTGTCTGGAGCAAATGTCTATTGGGATTTTGTAGAGTTGCCTTCGCAAATTTTTGAAAATTGGTGTTATGAAAAAGAATGTCTGGACCTTTTTGCCAGTCATTATAAAACAGGAGAAAAGATCCCTGAAGCGTTGGTGCAGCGGATTCGGAAGGCGGCGAATTTCCATCAAGGCTATCAAACCTTGAGGCAGGTGAGTTTTGGCCTGTTGGACATGGCCTATTACAGTGCTGATCCAGCGGAAGTAGGGTCACTGTTTGCCTTTGAGAAGAATGCCATGAAGGCAACTGAACTCCTGCCATCAGTGGAGGGCATCATGATGTCTACCTCGTTTTCGCATATTTTCCAAGGTGGATATGCTGCAGGATATTATAGTTATAAATGGGCAGAGGTACTGGATGCCGATGCTTTCGAGCTATTCCTTGAAAATGGCATATTCGATCCAGTGACAGCCACGTCTTTTAAAGACAACGTCTTATCTGCAGGAGGACGAGTGCATCCCTCAGTGCTGTATGAGCGTTTCCGCGGAAGGGCACCAAAACCTGACGCCTTGCTGAAACGGGCAGGACTGCTTTAA
- a CDS encoding AraC family transcriptional regulator yields the protein MKPLLFKVAKTNEETVRILQEDYPYFFDKLHYHAETQIMVIVAGEGTYFIGDAIGNFKAGDVFVLGANLPHFFRSSHPYYSTSSTLRSKNISILFALASMGERILELPEFYAVTKLLDRSKRGLKLEGKARQKIYAAAHRMAQKEGLPRIIYLLKQLHKLSMSEELIPLSHINFEPTELPADTKKINVVINYIMMNFNKDIVVSDAANVANLSINAFCRFFKLHTRKTFSMFLNEVRIGHACKMLIEEGFSVKEIAFQSGYYNISYFNRQFKQITGMTPSEYSKAHRARHNKMD from the coding sequence ATGAAGCCCCTTTTGTTTAAAGTCGCCAAAACCAATGAAGAAACCGTCCGGATTTTGCAAGAGGATTACCCTTACTTTTTTGACAAGTTGCATTATCATGCCGAGACACAGATTATGGTGATCGTGGCAGGGGAAGGTACCTACTTTATTGGCGATGCTATCGGGAACTTTAAGGCGGGAGATGTATTTGTTCTTGGTGCTAATTTGCCTCATTTCTTTAGGAGTTCCCATCCGTATTATAGCACGTCATCTACTTTGCGGTCCAAGAATATATCGATCCTTTTTGCATTGGCATCCATGGGCGAGAGGATCCTTGAGTTGCCGGAGTTTTATGCGGTAACGAAATTATTGGATCGAAGTAAACGGGGCTTAAAGCTAGAAGGGAAAGCAAGACAAAAAATATACGCTGCTGCCCATCGGATGGCTCAAAAGGAAGGGTTGCCACGCATTATCTACCTGCTTAAGCAGCTCCATAAACTGTCCATGAGTGAGGAGCTGATACCGTTAAGCCATATTAATTTTGAGCCGACAGAATTGCCTGCAGATACCAAAAAGATCAATGTCGTGATCAATTATATCATGATGAATTTTAATAAAGATATCGTGGTTTCCGATGCGGCCAATGTGGCCAACCTTAGCATCAATGCTTTTTGTCGTTTTTTTAAACTCCATACCAGGAAAACTTTCTCCATGTTCTTAAATGAGGTTCGTATTGGACATGCCTGCAAAATGTTGATTGAAGAAGGCTTTAGTGTCAAGGAAATAGCTTTCCAAAGTGGGTATTATAATATTTCCTATTTCAATAGACAGTTTAAGCAAATCACAGGAATGACCCCTTCTGAATATTCCAAAGCCCACCGAGCAAGGCATAATAAAATGGATTAG
- a CDS encoding DUF4136 domain-containing protein, with amino-acid sequence MKKFKLLPVLFSVVVILISSHFVAAQVKSDHDKETDFSMYKTYSFEGWQKNSDQQLNEFDKKRILQALKSEFEARGMVHSEDNADAKIALYVVLDQKTSTTAYTDFMGGYGYGPRWGWGLGAGNVTATTTYSDDDYTEGTLVVDMYDVDSDKLVWQGILTSRVTEKPEKRDRTIPKNIKKLMKKFPVDKM; translated from the coding sequence ATGAAAAAATTCAAATTACTTCCCGTATTGTTTTCGGTAGTTGTAATACTGATAAGCAGTCATTTTGTGGCGGCGCAGGTGAAAAGTGATCATGATAAGGAGACCGACTTTTCCATGTACAAAACCTACTCTTTTGAAGGATGGCAAAAGAACAGTGATCAGCAGCTCAATGAGTTTGATAAAAAGCGCATCCTTCAGGCACTTAAGTCAGAATTCGAGGCAAGGGGTATGGTCCATTCTGAAGATAATGCAGATGCAAAAATAGCCCTCTACGTTGTACTTGACCAAAAAACCAGTACTACTGCTTATACCGATTTCATGGGCGGTTATGGCTACGGTCCGCGATGGGGCTGGGGATTGGGGGCTGGTAATGTAACGGCCACCACCACTTACAGTGATGACGATTATACAGAAGGGACTTTGGTGGTAGACATGTACGACGTTGACAGCGATAAGCTTGTTTGGCAAGGGATTTTAACTTCAAGGGTGACCGAAAAGCCTGAGAAGCGGGACAGGACCATCCCAAAGAACATCAAAAAGCTTATGAAGAAATTTCCGGTAGATAAGATGTAA